From the genome of Actinacidiphila yeochonensis CN732, one region includes:
- a CDS encoding C40 family peptidase, with amino-acid sequence MTAAWPRTDAAPPLRRREPPHLPFPRGAGLPPGAAPGPARHAAAGRPSRAAAGARAALCLALASAASWGLLGETAHAAPQPAPESAGAKVADLYQQAEEATQRYDGAHQKADDDAAEVTALQGELARKTAAMNSTRDQLGVVAAAQYRTGTLDPALQFALSASPEDYLEQSGYLDRLGSRQSAVLSRLAGQRRDIEQTRAEAAGRLARLRAAQSTLADRKKDAAVKLHAAQALLASLPPGQRTAIIASEGDTPDGSSLQTAGAAARHGATLRVPLGSAPAPSARAARAVAFAYRAIGLPYVWGATGPNAYDCSGLTQAAWRAAGVSLPRTTYQQINAGTRVSESQLRPGDLVFFYSGVSHVGLYIGDGEMIHAPHPGAAVRIAPISEMPIAGATRPV; translated from the coding sequence GTGACGGCCGCATGGCCTCGCACCGACGCCGCGCCGCCGCTCCGGCGGCGCGAGCCCCCGCACCTCCCGTTCCCCCGCGGCGCCGGCCTCCCCCCGGGCGCCGCACCCGGCCCGGCACGGCACGCCGCGGCCGGCAGGCCCTCCCGCGCCGCGGCCGGTGCGCGGGCCGCACTCTGCCTCGCGCTCGCCTCCGCCGCGTCCTGGGGCCTGCTCGGCGAGACCGCTCACGCCGCGCCGCAGCCCGCCCCCGAATCGGCCGGGGCCAAGGTGGCCGACCTCTACCAGCAGGCGGAGGAGGCCACCCAGCGGTACGACGGCGCCCACCAGAAGGCCGACGACGACGCCGCCGAGGTCACCGCGCTCCAGGGCGAACTGGCCCGCAAGACCGCCGCCATGAACTCCACCCGGGACCAGCTCGGGGTGGTCGCGGCCGCGCAGTACCGCACCGGCACGCTGGACCCCGCGCTCCAGTTCGCGTTGAGCGCCTCGCCGGAGGACTACCTCGAACAGTCCGGATACCTCGACCGGCTGGGTTCACGGCAGAGCGCCGTCCTGTCCCGGCTGGCGGGGCAGCGGCGGGACATCGAGCAGACCCGGGCCGAGGCCGCGGGCCGACTCGCCCGACTGCGCGCGGCCCAGAGCACCCTCGCCGACCGCAAGAAGGACGCCGCGGTGAAGCTGCACGCGGCCCAGGCACTGCTGGCCTCCCTCCCGCCCGGGCAGCGCACGGCGATCATCGCGTCCGAGGGCGACACGCCGGACGGCAGCAGCCTCCAGACCGCCGGTGCGGCCGCGCGCCACGGGGCGACCCTGCGAGTCCCGCTGGGCTCGGCGCCCGCGCCCTCGGCCCGCGCCGCGCGAGCCGTGGCCTTCGCCTACCGGGCGATCGGCCTTCCTTACGTCTGGGGTGCGACGGGCCCGAACGCGTACGACTGCTCAGGGCTCACCCAGGCCGCCTGGCGGGCGGCGGGCGTCTCGCTGCCGCGCACCACGTACCAGCAGATCAACGCGGGCACCCGGGTCTCCGAGTCGCAACTGCGCCCCGGTGACCTTGTCTTCTTCTACTCGGGCGTCAGCCACGTGGGCCTCTACATCGGCGACGGCGAGATGATCCACGCCCCGCACCCGGGCGCCGCCGTGCGGATCGCGCCGATCTCCGAGATGCCCATCGCCGGCGCGACACGGCCTGTCTGA
- a CDS encoding C40 family peptidase, with translation MASHRKPRPRMLTSAGSRAAVGITSAALASFTLMSETANAAPAKPTISQVKKEIDTLNQQAEVATQQYDQAKEKTATQRTATNQLLAQVATKTQKMNDSRRVLGEFAEQQYRDGGIDQTTQLLFSDDPEGFLSQSHMLDRLTGTAQAALKNFTQQQQEASLQRAKASESLKELTDAQSKLATQKKNVQAKLAAAQKVLNGLNAAQRAKLAAMQPKAASTSGSSTYTYNGPASGRAAAAIAFALDQRGKPYLSGATGPNAYDCSGLTQAAYRAAGISIGRTTWDQVKDGTAVSEADLRPGDLVFFYSGISHVGIYLGNGEVVHSPHTGATVEVAPMSWMPFAAARRIA, from the coding sequence TTGGCGTCGCACCGCAAACCGCGCCCGCGCATGCTCACGTCCGCCGGCTCCCGGGCGGCAGTCGGCATCACGTCGGCGGCCCTGGCCTCGTTCACCCTGATGAGCGAGACGGCGAACGCGGCGCCCGCGAAGCCGACGATCAGCCAGGTCAAGAAGGAGATCGACACCCTCAACCAGCAGGCCGAGGTGGCGACCCAGCAGTACGACCAGGCCAAGGAGAAGACGGCCACCCAGCGCACGGCGACCAACCAGCTGCTGGCTCAGGTCGCCACCAAGACCCAGAAGATGAACGACTCGCGGCGCGTCCTGGGCGAGTTCGCGGAACAGCAGTACCGCGACGGCGGCATCGACCAGACCACACAGCTGCTCTTCTCCGACGACCCGGAGGGCTTCCTCTCCCAGTCGCACATGCTGGACCGGCTCACGGGAACCGCCCAGGCAGCCCTCAAGAACTTCACCCAGCAGCAGCAGGAGGCGTCACTCCAGCGGGCGAAGGCGTCCGAGAGCCTCAAGGAGCTCACCGACGCGCAGAGCAAGCTGGCCACGCAGAAGAAGAACGTCCAGGCCAAGCTCGCCGCCGCCCAGAAGGTGCTCAACGGCCTCAACGCCGCGCAGCGCGCCAAGCTCGCCGCCATGCAGCCGAAGGCCGCCTCAACCTCGGGCTCCTCGACCTACACGTACAACGGACCCGCGTCGGGCCGCGCCGCCGCGGCCATCGCGTTCGCCCTGGACCAGCGCGGCAAGCCGTACCTCTCCGGTGCCACCGGGCCCAACGCCTACGACTGCTCCGGACTGACCCAGGCCGCCTACAGGGCAGCCGGCATCAGCATCGGCCGCACCACCTGGGACCAGGTCAAGGACGGCACCGCCGTCTCCGAGGCCGACCTGCGCCCCGGCGACCTGGTGTTCTTCTACTCCGGCATCAGCCACGTGGGCATCTACCTCGGCAACGGCGAGGTCGTGCACTCGCCCCACACGGGTGCGACGGTGGAGGTCGCGCCCATGAGCTGGATGCCCTTCGCCGCCGCCCGCCGCATCGCCTGA
- a CDS encoding C40 family peptidase — protein MATHRKARPPLLSAPGPRTAAGLTTAALATVTLLSESAGATPAPSGPVQPAISKVKARVDALTHQAEVATDHYNAAKEQTDQQKAEVDKLLAQVAQKTARMNASRQLLGEYAAAQYRDGGDLTTTRYLMSDSPGDLADAAHLATVLGQRQQAAVRGYQAQQVSAARQRMAAAKALTALTAKQAQLTSAKKDVQTDLSAAQKLLNSLNAQEKKQLAELAAKQEALARAKAEKLAKAAQLAALRKAAAASSDAPVTSSSDSSAATQAIAFARAQLGKPYVWGATGPDSYDCSGLTQAAYKAAGVDLPRTTYDQVDVGTRVSESDLQPGDLIFFNSDVSHVGLYIGDGEMIHAPHTGTVVKIAPITEMPFYAAVHPY, from the coding sequence ATGGCGACGCACCGCAAGGCCCGCCCGCCGCTACTGAGCGCTCCCGGTCCGCGTACGGCGGCCGGGCTCACCACCGCCGCCCTGGCGACGGTGACGCTCCTCAGCGAGAGCGCCGGCGCGACCCCCGCCCCCAGCGGCCCGGTCCAGCCGGCGATCTCGAAGGTGAAGGCGCGGGTGGACGCGCTGACCCATCAGGCCGAGGTGGCGACCGACCACTACAACGCGGCCAAGGAGCAGACCGACCAGCAGAAGGCCGAGGTCGACAAGCTGCTCGCGCAGGTCGCCCAGAAGACGGCCAGGATGAACGCCTCGCGGCAGCTGCTCGGCGAGTACGCGGCGGCCCAGTACCGCGACGGCGGCGACCTGACCACCACCCGGTACCTCATGTCGGACAGCCCCGGGGACCTGGCGGACGCCGCCCACCTGGCCACCGTGCTCGGTCAGCGGCAGCAGGCGGCCGTGCGGGGCTACCAGGCGCAGCAGGTGTCCGCGGCCAGGCAGCGGATGGCCGCGGCCAAGGCCCTGACCGCTCTGACGGCCAAGCAGGCGCAGCTGACAAGCGCCAAGAAGGACGTGCAGACCGACCTCTCCGCCGCACAGAAGCTGCTCAACAGCCTCAACGCGCAGGAGAAGAAGCAGCTCGCGGAGCTGGCCGCCAAGCAGGAGGCCCTGGCGCGCGCGAAGGCGGAGAAGCTCGCCAAGGCGGCACAGCTCGCGGCGTTGCGGAAGGCAGCGGCCGCAAGCTCCGACGCACCCGTCACGAGCTCCTCCGACTCGTCGGCCGCCACCCAGGCCATCGCGTTCGCCAGGGCCCAGCTGGGCAAGCCGTACGTCTGGGGCGCGACCGGCCCGGACTCCTACGACTGCTCGGGGCTGACCCAGGCCGCCTACAAGGCCGCCGGGGTGGACCTGCCGCGCACCACCTACGACCAGGTGGACGTGGGCACGAGGGTGTCCGAGTCCGACCTCCAGCCGGGCGACCTGATCTTCTTCAACAGCGACGTCAGCCACGTGGGGCTGTACATCGGCGACGGCGAGATGATCCACGCCCCGCACACCGGCACGGTGGTCAAGATCGCCCCGATCACCGAGATGCCCTTCTACGCGGCGGTCCACCCGTACTGA